A window from Priestia filamentosa encodes these proteins:
- a CDS encoding nitroreductase family protein: MGTTVKTNDFMKIMKERRSIRNYDPTVKISKEEMTAILEEATTAPSSVNAQPWRFLVIESDEGKEELAKLAKFNQSQVTTSSAVIAVFADMQNGEYIEEIYSKAVELGYMPQEVKERQVQALTAHFAKLPAQDNRETILIDAGLVSMQLMLTARAHGYDTNPIGGYEKENMAEVFGIEKERYVPVMLLSIGKSVDEGYASYRFPIDKITQWK, translated from the coding sequence ATGGGGACTACAGTAAAAACAAATGATTTTATGAAAATCATGAAAGAACGTCGATCTATACGTAACTATGATCCAACAGTTAAAATCAGCAAGGAAGAAATGACTGCAATATTAGAAGAAGCAACTACAGCACCATCTTCAGTCAATGCGCAGCCATGGCGTTTTCTTGTTATTGAAAGTGACGAAGGAAAAGAAGAACTTGCGAAACTAGCTAAATTTAATCAATCACAAGTTACTACTTCCTCTGCAGTTATCGCAGTATTTGCAGACATGCAAAATGGTGAATATATCGAAGAGATTTACTCAAAAGCCGTTGAGCTTGGATATATGCCACAAGAAGTTAAAGAAAGACAAGTACAAGCTTTAACTGCGCATTTTGCGAAGCTGCCGGCACAAGACAACCGTGAAACGATTCTAATTGATGCAGGACTTGTTTCAATGCAGTTAATGCTGACAGCTCGTGCTCATGGATATGACACGAATCCAATTGGAGGATATGAAAAAGAAAATATGGCCGAAGTTTTTGGAATAGAAAAAGAGCGTTATGTACCTGTTATGCTTTTATCAATTGGAAAGTCAGTTGATGAAGGATATGCTTCATATCGTTTCCCTATTGATAAAATTACACAGTGGAAATAA
- a CDS encoding MarR family winged helix-turn-helix transcriptional regulator → MTTRCSQEGEILYQLHYLSKVIGLKFEECTGISQSRLELLTLLYQVDEISQSDLQKKVNIDGAAITRHVKQLENKGMVSRRRKPEDNRITLVKLSNQGRERIESYKKEKERFMEEMLVNISTEERNVLLHLLSQMKKNIENIKA, encoded by the coding sequence TTGACAACAAGGTGTTCACAAGAAGGGGAAATTTTGTATCAACTACACTACTTAAGCAAAGTGATTGGCTTGAAATTTGAAGAATGTACTGGCATTAGCCAATCTCGATTAGAATTGCTTACATTGCTTTATCAAGTTGATGAAATCAGTCAAAGTGACCTTCAAAAAAAGGTGAATATTGATGGGGCTGCTATTACAAGACACGTCAAACAGCTTGAGAACAAAGGAATGGTATCAAGAAGAAGGAAACCTGAAGATAACCGAATAACGCTTGTTAAGTTATCTAACCAAGGACGAGAACGAATCGAGTCTTACAAGAAAGAGAAAGAGCGTTTCATGGAGGAAATGCTTGTTAATATTAGCACAGAAGAACGTAATGTACTTCTTCATTTACTATCACAAATGAAAAAAAATATAGAAAATATTAAAGCATAG
- the blaOXA gene encoding class D beta-lactamase, which produces MKKLISYITVFLLVCSTVTIFLGQPSQRVHAAKNSNVKELNVGEFFNDKNGTFVLRDMKTGKTLFYNKERAQTRFAPQSTFKIPNSLIGLQVGAVRDEYDIKYWDGEKREIEEWNRDHTLGSALRYSVVWYYQEMARDIGNDRMKEWIEKISYGNKDISGGIDQFWLSSSLKISPLEQVDFIEELYKEELPFDLDVMRTVKRMMVQKEGRTYTIHAKTGQGSEQGWYVGYVEREGHDYAFAVNLDGTSAEAKRITEEVLKKYNIIKE; this is translated from the coding sequence ATGAAGAAACTAATTAGTTATATCACTGTTTTCTTGCTTGTTTGTAGTACTGTGACCATTTTTCTTGGACAACCTTCTCAAAGGGTACATGCAGCGAAAAATTCAAATGTGAAAGAGCTTAATGTAGGAGAGTTTTTTAATGATAAAAACGGTACATTTGTACTCCGAGATATGAAGACTGGAAAAACACTCTTTTATAACAAAGAGAGAGCTCAAACAAGATTTGCCCCGCAATCTACATTCAAAATTCCAAATTCACTTATCGGCCTGCAAGTTGGAGCTGTAAGGGATGAATATGATATTAAATATTGGGATGGAGAAAAGCGTGAGATTGAAGAGTGGAATCGAGACCATACGCTTGGATCTGCTTTGCGTTATTCAGTTGTTTGGTACTATCAAGAGATGGCTCGTGATATTGGAAACGATCGAATGAAAGAGTGGATAGAGAAAATATCTTATGGGAATAAGGATATTAGCGGTGGAATTGATCAGTTTTGGTTAAGTAGCTCCCTTAAAATCTCACCACTAGAACAAGTAGATTTTATAGAAGAACTGTACAAAGAAGAGCTTCCCTTTGATTTAGATGTAATGAGAACTGTAAAACGAATGATGGTTCAAAAAGAAGGAAGAACTTACACCATCCATGCGAAAACAGGTCAAGGAAGCGAACAAGGATGGTATGTTGGGTACGTTGAAAGAGAAGGACATGACTATGCATTTGCCGTTAACCTTGATGGTACATCTGCAGAAGCTAAGAGGATTACAGAAGAAGTATTGAAGAAATATAATATAATCAAAGAATAA
- a CDS encoding aldo/keto reductase, giving the protein MSKSIPEVTLNDGTTIPAIGFGTYALNGNVGSNAIKSAIDIGYRLIDTAYNYENEGTVGEAIRRSSIPREQLRITSKLPGRYHEYDKAVTTIQESLYRANLDYYDLYLIHWPNPKQDHYVEAWQALIEAKKWGLIRSIGVCNFLPEHIERLERETGVKPSINQIELHPAFNQEYQHKWHVEQNIKTESWSPLSRASDVLRNDQLAHIAEKHNKTISQVILRWHYQLGAVPIPKSASPERQLENISIFDFSLDEKDMKEIASLSRPDGRINDQDPAIYEEF; this is encoded by the coding sequence ATGAGTAAGTCAATACCAGAAGTTACGCTTAATGATGGTACAACAATCCCTGCTATCGGTTTTGGTACATACGCTCTTAATGGAAATGTGGGATCTAATGCGATTAAGAGTGCTATTGACATTGGATATCGCTTAATTGATACTGCTTATAACTATGAGAATGAAGGAACTGTTGGGGAAGCAATTCGCCGTAGCTCCATTCCAAGAGAACAGTTAAGAATTACATCCAAACTTCCTGGTCGTTATCATGAATATGATAAAGCTGTTACAACAATTCAAGAGTCTCTATACAGAGCTAACTTGGATTACTATGATTTATATCTTATTCACTGGCCAAACCCAAAACAAGATCACTATGTAGAAGCATGGCAAGCACTAATTGAAGCTAAAAAATGGGGTCTTATCCGCTCAATCGGTGTTTGCAATTTCTTACCTGAACATATTGAACGACTTGAACGTGAAACAGGTGTGAAGCCAAGTATAAATCAAATTGAACTTCATCCGGCTTTTAATCAGGAATACCAACATAAATGGCATGTAGAACAGAATATAAAAACAGAATCATGGAGTCCTTTATCTCGTGCAAGTGATGTCCTTCGTAACGATCAACTTGCTCACATTGCCGAAAAACACAACAAAACGATCTCTCAAGTTATTTTGCGCTGGCACTATCAGCTAGGAGCGGTTCCTATTCCGAAGTCAGCCTCTCCTGAGCGCCAGCTTGAGAATATTTCTATCTTTGACTTTTCTCTTGATGAGAAAGATATGAAAGAAATTGCTTCCCTTTCTCGTCCAGATGGAAGAATTAACGATCAAGATCCTGCTATATATGAGGAATTTTAA